One Thalassotalea atypica DNA window includes the following coding sequences:
- a CDS encoding XrtA/PEP-CTERM system amidotransferase has protein sequence MCGIAGIFHLSLKHDIDANLISRMNDKQIHRGPDAGDYFFDPGLALAHRRLSIIDLEGSPQPMMSSCQRAIIVFNGEIYNYKTLQNELKAKGYQFHTEGDTETILNAYLEWGEDCVHHLRGMFAFAIWDRQKECLFVARDRLGIKPFYFTLLEDGHFAFGSELKVLTEHPLFDKKLRDSTVEDYFTFGYVPEPYTIYQNAYKLRPGHCFTVKRGDKEIPISREYWDIPTDIEALSEQEVQEQMAERLKEAVDIRMVSDVPLGSFLSGGVDSSAVVALMSQLQTEPVNACSIGFDVKEFNETDYAKEVAKRYNADHRIDIVDQNDFDLVDKLAFLYDEPYADSSAMPTYRVCQLARQHVTVALSGDGADELFAGYGRYRLHGNEDKVRNMLPLGLRKPLFGPLGALYPKLDWAPKIFRGKTTFQSMALDTVEGYHNSMSILRQDERAKLFSSEFKQKLNGYSSIEVFNQYRSKLGKLDPIKTAQYLDMKTYLVGDILTKVDRASMAHSLEVRVPFLDHKFVEWGFNVPTSQNLVQGVGKKSLKQAMEPHLPHDVLYRKKMGFSVPLADWFRGPLKDRLYDGLLSQQMKNSGYFSQAQLNKLIDQHVKGVRDNSASLWTLMMFESFLRQRLTSSASNGA, from the coding sequence ATGTGCGGTATTGCGGGCATATTTCACTTGTCATTAAAACATGACATCGATGCCAATTTAATCTCAAGAATGAATGATAAACAAATTCATCGAGGTCCTGATGCTGGGGATTATTTTTTTGATCCGGGACTCGCATTGGCGCACAGACGTCTTTCAATTATTGACTTAGAAGGCAGTCCACAGCCGATGATGAGCTCGTGCCAGCGAGCTATTATTGTGTTCAATGGCGAAATATATAACTACAAAACACTACAAAATGAATTAAAAGCTAAGGGGTATCAATTTCATACTGAAGGCGATACAGAAACTATTCTTAACGCCTATTTGGAATGGGGTGAAGATTGCGTTCATCATTTACGTGGCATGTTCGCTTTTGCTATTTGGGATCGTCAAAAGGAATGTCTGTTTGTTGCCCGAGATCGTCTAGGCATTAAACCGTTTTATTTTACGCTGCTAGAAGATGGTCATTTTGCTTTTGGCTCAGAATTAAAAGTGCTTACTGAGCATCCTTTATTTGATAAAAAATTACGTGACTCAACTGTTGAAGATTATTTTACTTTTGGCTATGTGCCAGAGCCTTACACTATTTATCAAAATGCTTATAAATTAAGGCCGGGGCACTGCTTCACGGTAAAACGGGGCGATAAGGAAATCCCAATCAGTCGTGAATACTGGGACATTCCTACGGATATTGAAGCCTTGTCTGAGCAAGAAGTACAAGAACAAATGGCAGAGCGCTTAAAAGAAGCGGTTGACATTAGAATGGTATCCGATGTGCCTTTAGGCTCATTTCTATCTGGCGGCGTAGACTCTAGTGCTGTTGTTGCCTTAATGTCACAACTACAAACTGAGCCGGTTAATGCTTGCTCAATAGGCTTTGACGTTAAAGAGTTTAACGAAACAGATTATGCCAAAGAAGTGGCAAAGCGTTATAACGCGGATCATCGCATTGATATTGTGGATCAGAACGACTTTGATTTAGTGGATAAGCTAGCGTTTCTCTATGATGAACCTTATGCTGATAGCTCAGCAATGCCAACGTATCGTGTCTGTCAATTAGCGCGTCAACACGTCACCGTTGCGTTAAGTGGCGATGGCGCAGATGAGCTATTTGCCGGTTATGGCCGCTATCGACTGCATGGCAATGAAGATAAAGTTCGAAACATGTTGCCGTTGGGGTTACGAAAACCTCTTTTTGGCCCTTTAGGTGCACTATACCCGAAATTGGATTGGGCGCCGAAAATATTTAGAGGCAAAACAACCTTTCAATCAATGGCTTTAGATACGGTTGAAGGCTATCACAACTCGATGTCCATTCTTAGACAGGATGAGCGCGCTAAACTGTTTTCGTCTGAATTTAAGCAAAAGCTCAACGGTTATTCCTCTATTGAAGTATTCAACCAATACCGAAGTAAGCTGGGTAAACTCGATCCAATAAAAACAGCCCAATATTTGGACATGAAAACCTATTTGGTTGGCGATATTTTAACTAAGGTAGATAGAGCTAGCATGGCGCACTCACTGGAAGTAAGAGTCCCGTTTTTGGATCATAAATTTGTGGAGTGGGGTTTCAATGTTCCTACAAGTCAAAACTTGGTACAAGGTGTTGGTAAAAAATCACTGAAACAGGCAATGGAACCGCATTTACCACATGATGTTTTGTATCGTAAAAAAATGGGGTTTTCAGTGCCGTTAGCAGATTGGTTTAGAGGACCACTAAAAGACAGGCTATACGATGGTCTGTTATCACAGCAAATGAAAAATTCAGGGTACTTTTCGCAAGCCCAGCTTAATAAGTTAATTGATCAACATGTCAAAGGCGTGCGTGATAATAGTGCATCGCTATGGACTTTGATGATGTTTGAATCATTTCTGCGCCAACGTTTAACGTCATCAGCAAGTAATGGGGCGTAA
- a CDS encoding glycosyltransferase, producing the protein MKNSISNEVAITILFATFKRDDILRKSLNGFLSLDTSGISFEIIIVDNACLESTKNIVNSYDLPITFLQCPTPGKNAAINMGLAKVSGDYIVFTDDDIIPYPQWLQAYKSAFLNYDDVSIFCGGLIPSITDWPSYIPIKDKNIIGAYCIKDMGAKDEEILPVKIWGGNMAIKSDVFIGGVTFNQSVGPNGKDYIMGSETELLARLQNQGFSGMYVANAKVIHQIRSEQLKLDWLKGRAFRQGKGNANYNIENQLLDTNINLLFNMPRYLVVRYIKDLLTYQLGKFFITSQKRTSLMYSLNMKKGELLRLREFFNNN; encoded by the coding sequence ATGAAAAACTCTATTAGCAATGAAGTAGCTATAACCATTCTTTTCGCCACATTTAAACGTGATGATATCTTACGTAAAAGCCTAAACGGTTTTTTGTCACTCGACACTTCCGGTATTTCGTTCGAAATTATCATTGTAGATAACGCATGTTTAGAAAGTACAAAAAATATAGTTAATTCATATGATCTTCCTATCACTTTTCTTCAGTGCCCAACCCCTGGGAAAAATGCAGCTATAAATATGGGTTTAGCAAAGGTTTCGGGAGACTATATAGTATTTACTGATGACGACATTATTCCCTATCCCCAATGGCTTCAAGCATACAAATCTGCATTTTTAAATTATGATGACGTTTCTATTTTTTGCGGCGGCTTGATACCGTCAATTACAGACTGGCCATCTTATATACCAATCAAAGACAAAAATATCATCGGTGCATATTGCATCAAAGATATGGGAGCGAAAGACGAGGAAATTCTCCCAGTAAAAATTTGGGGTGGCAATATGGCTATAAAAAGCGACGTATTCATAGGTGGTGTTACTTTCAACCAAAGTGTTGGTCCAAATGGAAAAGATTACATTATGGGCAGTGAAACTGAATTATTAGCAAGACTACAAAACCAAGGCTTTTCAGGTATGTATGTCGCTAACGCAAAAGTAATCCATCAAATAAGAAGTGAGCAATTGAAACTCGACTGGCTTAAAGGAAGAGCATTTAGACAAGGCAAAGGCAATGCTAATTATAACATCGAGAATCAACTTTTAGATACTAATATCAATCTACTGTTTAATATGCCACGCTATTTGGTCGTTCGCTATATCAAAGACTTGTTAACGTATCAGCTAGGTAAATTTTTTATAACTAGTCAAAAAAGAACATCACTCATGTACTCACTCAACATGAAAAAAGGTGAGCTTTTAAGGCTAAGAGAATTTTTCAATAATAATTAA
- a CDS encoding glycosyltransferase family 4 protein produces MTSPIKKVVIVGPLPPPAGGMANQTRQLATFLTNENIDVDIVQVNASYRPAWIGKLPILRAGFRLLQYKSALKNQLKDADIVHIMANSGWSWHLFAAPAIKVAKTFNKPVILNYRGGYADEFFKKSWHYVKRTIDLVDEIVVPSPFLQEVFDGYGKIAVIVPNVLNQQRFNTLERTAARKPTVIVTRNLEAIYDVGTAIKIFANIRHQYPEAELKIAGTGPELASLTALAASEGVASHVNFLGRLAPEQMAELYKSADLMLNTSLVDNSPNSIIEALACGTPCVSTNVGGIPKLVNHEHDALLAEAKDVNALTVYALAVLNQEKMRASLISNGLATAKKFYWQNVWEQLRQCYEKAQKG; encoded by the coding sequence ATGACTAGCCCTATTAAAAAAGTCGTCATTGTCGGGCCTTTACCGCCTCCTGCGGGGGGAATGGCTAATCAAACACGTCAATTAGCAACGTTTTTAACTAATGAAAATATAGACGTAGATATCGTACAGGTAAATGCTTCGTATCGCCCTGCATGGATCGGTAAATTACCTATACTTCGTGCTGGATTTCGGTTGTTGCAATACAAGTCGGCGTTAAAAAATCAGCTTAAAGACGCTGATATCGTTCATATCATGGCTAATTCAGGATGGTCTTGGCACTTATTTGCTGCGCCAGCGATTAAAGTTGCCAAAACGTTCAATAAGCCTGTGATATTAAATTATCGTGGTGGCTATGCGGATGAGTTCTTTAAAAAGTCCTGGCATTACGTCAAACGAACAATAGACCTCGTTGATGAAATTGTCGTTCCATCGCCTTTCCTACAAGAGGTTTTCGATGGTTACGGAAAAATAGCAGTCATTGTTCCTAATGTGCTAAATCAACAACGCTTCAACACCTTAGAGCGCACCGCAGCGAGAAAACCAACCGTTATCGTTACTCGAAATTTAGAAGCGATATATGACGTTGGTACAGCGATAAAAATATTCGCTAACATTCGCCACCAGTACCCAGAAGCGGAATTAAAAATAGCAGGTACAGGGCCAGAATTAGCATCGCTGACCGCATTGGCAGCATCAGAGGGTGTCGCATCACATGTTAATTTTCTCGGGCGATTAGCACCGGAACAAATGGCCGAACTTTATAAGTCTGCAGATTTAATGCTAAATACTAGCCTTGTTGATAACTCACCAAATTCAATCATTGAAGCCTTGGCCTGTGGTACGCCATGCGTATCAACTAATGTCGGTGGTATTCCTAAACTCGTGAACCATGAGCATGATGCTTTGCTAGCAGAAGCGAAAGACGTGAACGCTTTAACGGTATATGCCTTAGCGGTGTTAAATCAAGAGAAAATGCGCGCTTCGTTGATTTCAAATGGGCTTGCTACGGCTAAAAAATTCTATTGGCAAAACGTTTGGGAACAGCTACGCCAATGCTATGAAAAAGCACAGAAAGGGTAG
- a CDS encoding TIGR04063 family PEP-CTERM/XrtA system glycosyltransferase produces the protein MKVLHVFDHSIPIHSGYTFRSRSILKQQHQLGIETCHVTSPKHGNNEALEETVDGLTFYRSKPIPGMAGQLPLIGQLACVKPMKERILEVVAKENPDVIHAHSPALNGLAALQAAKVCGLPVVYEIRAFWEDAAVDHGTCKENDLRYKLTRALESYVVKKADAVTTICDGLKQDLIARGVNEEKLTVIPNAVNVEQFEVITEKDKTLEAELALENSKVLGFLGSFYAYEGLDLLVSALPQVLKKVPDIKLLLVGGGPQEENLKAQVKELGVDASVIFTGRVPHQEVSKYYSLVDLLIYPRKKMRLTNLVTPLKPLEAMAQGKPVLASDVGGHNELITDNKTGYLFKADDVDDLAKQIVATFEQQTQWNGILDNGRHYVENVRNWHVSVSNYLPVYSSLVKLND, from the coding sequence GTGAAAGTTTTACACGTTTTTGATCATTCAATACCAATTCATAGCGGTTATACCTTTAGATCACGGTCGATATTAAAACAGCAGCATCAACTAGGTATAGAGACTTGTCATGTGACTAGCCCCAAACATGGCAATAATGAGGCGCTAGAGGAAACTGTTGATGGTCTAACCTTTTACCGTTCTAAGCCAATACCAGGTATGGCAGGCCAATTGCCATTGATTGGGCAACTAGCCTGTGTAAAGCCAATGAAGGAACGAATCTTAGAAGTTGTTGCAAAGGAAAATCCAGATGTTATTCATGCGCATTCTCCAGCTCTCAATGGCTTAGCCGCATTGCAAGCAGCCAAAGTTTGTGGGCTACCTGTTGTGTATGAAATTCGCGCATTTTGGGAAGACGCAGCAGTTGACCATGGTACCTGTAAAGAAAATGATTTACGTTACAAACTGACACGTGCGTTAGAGTCATACGTAGTAAAAAAAGCTGACGCGGTCACCACGATTTGCGATGGCCTAAAACAAGACTTGATAGCTCGTGGTGTTAACGAAGAAAAATTAACGGTTATACCTAATGCAGTAAATGTTGAACAATTTGAAGTAATAACAGAAAAAGACAAAACGCTCGAAGCAGAATTAGCGTTGGAAAATAGCAAAGTACTTGGATTTTTAGGGTCCTTTTATGCATATGAAGGGTTGGATCTACTTGTTAGTGCCTTACCTCAAGTCTTGAAAAAAGTGCCTGATATTAAATTATTACTCGTAGGTGGTGGACCACAAGAAGAAAACCTAAAGGCACAGGTAAAAGAGTTAGGAGTAGACGCTTCTGTGATTTTTACCGGACGAGTGCCACATCAAGAAGTGAGTAAATATTACAGCCTAGTGGATTTACTTATTTACCCTAGAAAAAAAATGCGATTAACTAATCTCGTAACACCACTAAAACCACTTGAGGCCATGGCGCAAGGCAAACCAGTACTTGCTTCTGATGTGGGTGGGCATAATGAATTAATCACAGATAATAAAACAGGTTATCTGTTTAAAGCTGATGACGTTGATGACTTAGCAAAGCAAATAGTTGCCACATTTGAACAACAAACTCAATGGAACGGTATACTTGACAATGGTCGCCATTATGTTGAAAACGTAAGAAACTGGCATGTCAGTGTAAGTAATTACTTACCTGTATATTCTTCTTTGGTAAAGCTTAATGACTAG
- a CDS encoding sulfotransferase — MHKLLKQIATLLKIDVLLAKCFELGLSKYSESKPYWIKEQILENKSYQSQKLLRQIYTKGIGVKLNGDIVVSHPRCINLGNNIHVGDNCYFFSRAGLTIGDNTHLSRNITIYTSNHDFKGELLPYSSDHIDKPVVIGNNVWIGMNVNILPGITIGDGAIIGMGATVAKNIASGEIVVSQPHRVVGKRDEKQYEKKATNQQFGGGNGKRLSEQELSKFATNLTDKRCSPFFVLSTGRAGSTTIAKLLSQHPEVTCTHEPKFSLVRLSTEYLHGEKTSSEAKAELTSLYSHLNCYPTGIYGESDQKLSNMVSLLAELYPNAKFIWLIRSPEYAVNSTWSRGWFSDEELGFSDTDKLENPLYRDIFSDYRPQADKANEMSSEEWKKMSSFERNCWYWTFWNSTIQNQLMNIDSSRWIKIRLEELEQSTESILDFVGAKKTPIVQVVTNKAESRYTLASRKDWSDKMAREFNKWCENEKLY; from the coding sequence ATGCATAAATTATTAAAACAAATAGCAACACTGCTAAAAATAGATGTACTTTTAGCCAAGTGTTTTGAGCTAGGGTTAAGCAAATACAGTGAATCAAAGCCATATTGGATAAAAGAACAGATTCTAGAAAATAAGTCTTATCAATCTCAAAAACTCTTGAGGCAAATATATACCAAAGGTATAGGAGTAAAACTAAATGGTGATATTGTCGTAAGCCATCCGCGATGCATTAATTTGGGAAATAATATTCATGTTGGTGATAACTGCTATTTTTTCTCACGCGCAGGGTTAACTATTGGAGATAACACACACCTTTCTAGAAATATTACTATTTATACCTCAAACCACGACTTTAAAGGGGAGTTGCTCCCGTATAGCTCAGATCACATTGATAAACCTGTTGTAATAGGCAATAACGTTTGGATTGGCATGAATGTGAATATACTACCAGGAATAACTATTGGTGACGGAGCAATTATAGGCATGGGAGCAACCGTCGCAAAAAATATTGCCTCCGGTGAAATCGTAGTATCACAACCTCATCGGGTCGTTGGTAAAAGAGATGAAAAACAATATGAGAAAAAGGCTACTAATCAACAGTTTGGTGGGGGTAACGGGAAACGTTTGTCAGAGCAAGAATTATCAAAATTCGCAACAAATCTTACGGATAAGAGGTGTTCTCCCTTTTTTGTTCTCAGTACTGGTCGAGCGGGTAGTACGACAATAGCAAAGCTATTAAGCCAGCACCCTGAAGTAACTTGTACACACGAACCAAAATTTTCTCTGGTTCGCTTATCTACTGAATACCTTCATGGTGAAAAAACATCAAGCGAGGCAAAAGCGGAATTAACAAGCCTCTATTCACATTTAAACTGTTACCCAACTGGAATATATGGAGAATCTGATCAAAAGCTGTCGAATATGGTAAGTCTATTAGCAGAGCTATACCCAAATGCAAAGTTTATTTGGTTAATTCGCTCACCAGAATATGCCGTAAATTCTACTTGGTCTAGGGGCTGGTTTAGCGATGAAGAATTAGGATTCTCTGACACTGATAAGCTTGAAAACCCTCTTTATAGAGACATTTTCTCTGACTATAGGCCCCAAGCCGATAAAGCCAATGAAATGAGTTCAGAAGAATGGAAAAAAATGTCATCTTTTGAAAGAAATTGTTGGTATTGGACATTTTGGAATTCAACTATTCAAAACCAGCTCATGAATATAGACTCTTCGAGATGGATTAAAATACGGCTAGAAGAGTTAGAGCAATCTACAGAATCCATCTTAGACTTTGTAGGAGCAAAGAAAACACCTATTGTTCAGGTGGTTACGAATAAGGCTGAATCTCGATATACTCTAGCAAGTAGAAAAGATTGGTCTGATAAAATGGCCAGAGAATTTAACAAATGGTGTGAAAATGAAAAACTCTATTAG
- a CDS encoding phenylacetate--CoA ligase family protein codes for MFNRFYTSIVTSLLFPLHELLKKHKTVKIKQQLEQTQWLSQEAIIEQAEQRLHQFIKKTVTEVPYYRRIFTEKGLTPENIRSISDLSQLPFLDKTSIRNNFEQITSEHAGATQPFTTGGSSGTPLTFLLSNERVSHDVAEKWRATRWWDVDIGDKEIVAWGSPIELGAQDKVRIARDKLFRSTLIPAFDMNETKLLGFINQIKTIKPKMLFGYPSVYSLIAKTAKEKNIDLTQLGIKVVFVTSERLYPYQREIIETIFGAPVANGYGGRDAGFIAHECPSGNMHISAEDIIVEIIDPQGKVLPNGESGEIVVTHMATSDFPFIRYRTGDVGTIDTKPCACGRGLPVLKNIEGRTTDFVVAHDGTIMHGLALIYILREMNGIEEFKITQESIDFTRIEVVPSTELSDELKNKIITGFKARLGEQVDIGIETAQQIAPEKSGKFRYVISKVDY; via the coding sequence ATGTTTAATCGCTTCTATACGTCAATTGTTACGAGTTTATTGTTCCCTCTACATGAATTATTGAAAAAACACAAAACCGTTAAAATAAAGCAACAACTAGAGCAAACTCAATGGTTATCACAAGAAGCCATCATTGAGCAAGCTGAGCAGCGCTTACATCAGTTTATAAAAAAAACCGTAACGGAAGTGCCTTATTATCGTCGTATTTTTACAGAAAAAGGGTTAACGCCCGAAAACATAAGATCAATTTCAGATCTGTCACAGCTACCATTTTTAGATAAAACGTCTATTAGAAATAACTTTGAACAAATTACGTCTGAACATGCAGGCGCTACACAACCGTTCACTACTGGTGGCTCAAGTGGTACACCGCTGACTTTTCTATTGAGTAATGAAAGAGTAAGCCATGATGTCGCTGAAAAGTGGCGTGCCACAAGGTGGTGGGACGTTGATATTGGCGATAAAGAAATCGTTGCCTGGGGATCGCCTATTGAGCTTGGCGCCCAAGACAAAGTACGTATCGCTCGCGATAAGTTGTTCAGATCAACCCTGATCCCAGCGTTTGATATGAATGAAACTAAGTTATTAGGGTTTATCAATCAAATCAAAACAATTAAGCCCAAAATGCTATTTGGCTATCCTTCGGTATATAGTTTAATAGCCAAAACAGCGAAAGAAAAAAATATCGACTTAACGCAATTAGGCATCAAAGTCGTATTTGTTACTTCTGAGCGCTTATATCCTTATCAGCGTGAGATAATTGAAACTATTTTTGGTGCTCCTGTAGCGAATGGCTATGGTGGCAGAGACGCTGGTTTTATTGCTCATGAATGCCCAAGTGGCAATATGCATATATCGGCTGAAGATATCATTGTTGAAATAATAGACCCTCAAGGTAAGGTTTTACCCAATGGCGAAAGCGGTGAAATTGTCGTTACCCATATGGCAACCTCTGACTTCCCATTTATTCGGTATCGCACCGGTGATGTTGGCACCATTGATACGAAACCATGTGCTTGTGGTCGTGGCCTACCGGTATTAAAAAATATTGAAGGACGAACAACTGACTTTGTTGTCGCGCATGATGGCACCATTATGCACGGCTTAGCACTTATCTATATCTTGCGTGAGATGAATGGCATTGAAGAATTTAAGATAACTCAAGAAAGTATAGATTTTACACGCATAGAAGTTGTCCCTAGTACAGAGCTATCAGACGAACTCAAAAATAAAATTATTACAGGCTTTAAAGCGCGTTTAGGCGAACAAGTCGATATAGGTATAGAGACGGCGCAGCAAATAGCGCCAGAAAAATCAGGTAAATTCCGTTATGTCATCAGTAAAGTGGATTATTAA
- a CDS encoding putative O-glycosylation ligase, exosortase A system-associated, with protein MRDLLLVIFLFIAIYYTFKRPVAGVAAWVWIALMAPTEWVFGFSQAFRLNLTIVVFTALSYFVWKEKSSLKFTSIHFWVFLFGFWMLISTIFNIRLDSGFAWFKFTEFMKVLVLFLFVSLVIRTKKDIDVFIWAIVLGLSAYAAMEAIKFILSAGSYRITGRSGILQDRNDLAVAINMSIPLVFYLWSVTKNKHLKLGLLGLAALCAVAIVGTYSRGGFIGLTILAVATWLRSEKKILYVVLALIAMPILYANAPEEWKDRQATIETASEQDNSFIGRLWAWKIATLIAIDNPMTGGGFKATTDPLLWRTYAGVTPNFGPIETPPIPTTLRPKAAHNIYFQVLASAGFMGLFMFLIMMSNGYLTARKIARRVTSEDEQWKKNIANAISLAFVAYGITGLNVSLAYFELVYSLLAIVAVLSTMDASIEDNKNRRHP; from the coding sequence ATGCGTGATTTATTATTGGTTATTTTCTTATTTATTGCTATTTATTACACATTTAAAAGACCGGTTGCCGGTGTTGCAGCTTGGGTGTGGATTGCGTTAATGGCCCCAACAGAATGGGTATTTGGTTTCTCGCAAGCTTTTCGCTTGAATTTAACTATCGTTGTATTTACAGCTCTTTCGTATTTTGTTTGGAAAGAAAAAAGTAGTCTAAAGTTTACTTCAATCCACTTTTGGGTATTTCTTTTCGGTTTTTGGATGCTAATTTCTACAATATTCAATATTAGATTAGATAGCGGTTTCGCATGGTTCAAATTTACTGAGTTTATGAAGGTACTAGTTTTATTTTTGTTCGTTTCTTTGGTGATTAGAACGAAGAAAGATATCGATGTTTTTATCTGGGCGATAGTACTGGGCTTATCGGCTTATGCAGCTATGGAAGCTATTAAATTTATATTATCTGCTGGAAGTTATCGTATAACGGGCCGCTCAGGAATTCTTCAAGATAGAAATGATTTGGCTGTAGCTATTAATATGTCTATTCCGCTGGTGTTTTACCTTTGGAGTGTTACAAAGAATAAACACCTAAAGCTTGGTTTGCTTGGTTTAGCTGCCTTGTGTGCGGTAGCTATAGTTGGTACCTATTCTCGAGGCGGTTTTATTGGCTTAACTATTCTAGCTGTTGCTACGTGGCTAAGGTCTGAAAAGAAAATTTTATATGTTGTACTTGCTCTAATTGCCATGCCTATACTTTATGCAAATGCGCCCGAAGAATGGAAAGATCGGCAGGCAACTATTGAAACGGCTTCCGAACAAGACAATTCCTTTATTGGGCGCTTATGGGCATGGAAGATTGCGACGTTAATTGCGATAGATAACCCAATGACTGGTGGCGGCTTCAAAGCTACAACAGATCCGCTGCTTTGGCGCACATATGCTGGCGTTACGCCTAATTTTGGACCGATTGAAACACCTCCAATACCCACAACTCTAAGACCCAAAGCTGCGCATAACATTTATTTTCAAGTGCTTGCTAGTGCTGGTTTTATGGGATTGTTTATGTTCCTGATTATGATGTCTAATGGATATCTTACAGCCAGAAAAATTGCTAGAAGAGTTACGTCAGAAGATGAACAATGGAAAAAGAATATAGCGAATGCCATATCATTGGCTTTTGTTGCCTATGGAATTACAGGCCTTAATGTGAGCTTGGCATATTTTGAACTTGTTTATAGTTTGCTAGCAATTGTTGCTGTTTTATCTACTATGGATGCCTCTATTGAGGATAATAAAAATAGGAGGCACCCCTAA
- a CDS encoding oligosaccharide flippase family protein, with protein MIRKALAYSFASKYITLIIQIASTLILARILTPEHIGLFTVAAAITGIAQMFRDFGISEYIIKEKDSSYATLSSAFTASVLIAWPIALLIMALTPIVGDFYGHKDIGWLILILSFNMFLSPFGSIAMAVMRKTMNYRPVSIANVANTLVNAIASLAFAYYDFGAFSLAFASVLGTITTVAVITFYKDEETQFGFQLKGVKQVFSFGKNVGGSNIISYIANNVLEILIAKASSVATLGLYSRARSTITLFETGVISAIKPLISPYFAMEKGHKALKAAYLTCTKVILYLSIPFTIIVVSLDKTMLYILFGEQWLGAAKYLSLLTGLYFILTITLFYEQVLTVTSNDKLYMKFKVTFSLLRVGVGSLIFIFPLEHVLLAFYFGAFLRLLWVILSLRKLIELSIREYLKALSQPLIAGTGVLFFVLLYKFQQLSLFEWQLFVYLGLAATFWVTSIFILDKPLLLKLLGKT; from the coding sequence ATGATCCGCAAGGCTCTAGCATATTCGTTTGCCTCTAAATATATAACCTTAATAATACAAATAGCTTCAACGCTGATTCTAGCGCGCATACTAACACCAGAGCATATCGGGTTATTTACCGTTGCGGCGGCGATTACAGGCATTGCGCAAATGTTTCGAGATTTTGGCATCTCAGAATACATCATCAAAGAAAAGGATAGCTCATACGCGACTCTTTCTTCTGCGTTTACAGCATCAGTTTTAATTGCTTGGCCTATTGCACTGTTAATAATGGCTTTAACTCCTATAGTTGGGGATTTCTATGGCCATAAGGATATTGGCTGGCTTATCTTGATATTGTCTTTCAACATGTTTTTGTCTCCATTTGGCTCCATTGCAATGGCAGTCATGCGCAAAACCATGAATTACAGGCCAGTATCTATTGCGAATGTTGCCAATACCTTGGTAAATGCCATAGCATCTTTAGCATTTGCCTATTACGATTTTGGAGCATTTAGTCTTGCTTTTGCATCAGTACTCGGTACCATTACAACAGTAGCAGTAATAACCTTTTACAAGGATGAAGAAACTCAATTTGGCTTTCAATTAAAAGGAGTTAAGCAAGTATTTTCGTTTGGTAAAAATGTTGGTGGCAGTAACATTATTAGCTATATAGCTAATAATGTACTTGAAATACTAATTGCTAAAGCATCGTCTGTTGCAACACTCGGTTTATACAGTCGAGCTCGTTCTACTATTACACTTTTTGAAACCGGTGTGATTAGCGCTATTAAGCCATTAATCTCTCCATACTTTGCTATGGAAAAAGGACACAAAGCGCTGAAAGCTGCTTACCTCACTTGTACGAAAGTCATACTCTATTTATCTATCCCATTCACAATAATTGTTGTATCACTAGACAAAACAATGTTGTATATATTGTTTGGTGAACAGTGGTTAGGCGCAGCTAAGTACTTATCGCTTCTTACTGGGCTCTATTTTATTTTAACGATCACACTTTTTTATGAACAAGTACTAACGGTAACAAGTAATGATAAGCTATATATGAAGTTTAAAGTGACATTTAGCCTGCTACGTGTAGGGGTAGGTAGCTTGATTTTCATATTTCCTCTAGAACATGTGTTATTGGCTTTTTATTTCGGTGCTTTTTTAAGACTACTTTGGGTCATTTTATCATTACGAAAGCTAATTGAGTTATCCATACGAGAATATTTGAAAGCATTGAGTCAGCCACTGATTGCTGGCACTGGTGTCTTGTTTTTTGTATTGCTGTACAAATTTCAACAGCTGTCATTATTTGAATGGCAACTATTCGTTTACTTAGGCTTAGCAGCTACTTTCTGGGTAACATCTATTTTTATCTTAGATAAACCATTATTGCTGAAATTATTGGGAAAAACATAG